The Lacticaseibacillus rhamnosus DNA window GTAGAATTCCCAAAGCAAATGCGGCTAGTGCTCCGCTGAGACCCATCTTGGCTGCATAAACGCCCATGACTAAGCCGACTGACGCACATGTCACCACATACGAAAGCCAATAAAGAAATGGAATCGGGATCATACTTATTAGCATCAGCCCCAAAGCAACGCGTTCATTATTAAGCAAGATCATCCAAAAAGCATGGAGATTGTCTTTTGGTTCTGCAAATTTGTCTGACAATCCGGTCACAATTTGGTGAATAAATGTCGGATTCGCATCCATCACAATGTAGGTAAGTAAGCTCACCATAATGGTAATCGCAATAAACAAGAGCCAGCCTACCAACAAATAATGCCCGATAATATCCAAGTGATACGTCAACCGTTTTTTCATATGGTCCCCTCCAATCAGTCTGCTTATGGGGTCAGGCTATAGTATACCCTACGCTGAAATAAGGCGCTATTGAGAAGATTACCGCCAACAACATCAGCATGAGTTTGACTGATTGCCAACACTGCAGGAAGAAGCAAAAAGGTTGCCACTGACGGCCTCAGCTTGTGACTTGCTGTTTCCACAATTTTACTGAATAATGGCCGCATGGAGGTGTCGTGATCGTGATGGAAATCAGCGAAGCACAAGCAACTTTTAACGCAGCGCGCAAACAGGTCGAACAAGTCGTCGTTGGTAAACCGATGCCGATTTTGCTGGCATTTACCGCTTTATTAGCTGGCGGCCATGTCTTATTTGAAGATATTCCCGGGGTTGGTAAAACCACCCTCGTTCAAACCATCGCCAAAACCTTGGACATACCCTTTTCCCGAATTCAGTTTTCGCCTGATATGCTGCCTAGCGATGTTCTAGGTACCTCAATCTTCAATCGGGCCACCAATGCATTTGAATTTCAACGCGGGCCAATCTTCACAAGCGTTTTGCTGGCCGATGAGATCAATCGCGCCACACCAAGAACCCAAGCAGCGTTACTGGAAGCCATGGGTGAAGGCCGAGTTACTGTCGATGGCCGCACTTATCCGCTTCCGCCTGACTTTTTCGTCATGGCAACGGAAAATCCCACCGATTACGCCGGCACCTATCCGTTACCAGAAGCGCAATTAGACCGTTTCATGTTACGCCTATCCCTGGGGTATCCCGATGCGGCCGCAGAAAAAAGTCTCCTTGTCAGTCCTGATCGGCAAACCATGATTGCAAATTTGAAACCCGTCCTTGATGCGGCTAGCTTGGCTGCAAGTAAACAAATCGTGCCAACCATCACAGTCACTGACGCCATTGCCGATTATGTCCTGAAACTGGTTCAAGCCACCCGCGCCGATCAGCGAATTCGACTAGGCATCAGTCCGCGTGGTGGGATTGCCTTAGTGTCAGCAGCAAAAGCGTTTGCCCTGCTCAACGGACGATCCTTCGTCAAGCCCTCTGACATTCAGCATTTGGTCATTCCCGTCTTTGGCCATCGCTTGATTCTTAAAGACCCGACTGTAAAATCAGCCGATCTGTTAACCGAGATTCTTCAGCATACCGCCGCTCCAATTCGGAGGTGAACCCATGCATTGGCGTAACGTTTTTCTGAACAGTGCCCTTGTCGCCATTTTTGGCTGCCTAATCTGTTTTGGCATGGCGTTTAATTCGCCGACGAGTTGGTTTGTCAGCGAGTTTGTGTTCGTGTTGTTGCTGCTCCTCGTTCTTCCCTTATTACTACCATTGCGACGGCGCCTTAAGTTTACCGCTGACAACCCCACTTTAATTGCCAACCGGCCAGCTCGGCGTTTCTTTACGCTGACGCACGGCAAATGGCTGCCTAATTTAATTTTATTAGATGCTGCTAAAACCAGCACTTGGCACCTTCCCAGCGGTCAGCGAACAGCCAGAATCACGTTACAATTACCCCGCGGTGTTTATCGCCAACTTCCTTTCAGCGTGACCGTGACCGATTGGTTTGGTTGGTTCCGCAAAACACTACCCTTACAGCTCACGACGCCGCTAACCGTGGGCCCTACCCGTCAGCCTGAAGCTGCTGCGCGGATGGCCGACCATTTTGTTCAAAAAATGGCCGCTTCGGAAGCAGGTCTGCCAAGTGATCGGATCAAAAATTTCCGTGATTATTTCCCGGGTGATAACATTCAGCAAATCGCCTGGAAAATCAGTGCCCACGCTGATTCATTAATCGTGCACGATGATGAACATGAAAGCCAGACCGCTTGGACCTTGCTGCTCATCATCAGTCCTTCACTGTCTGTTGAGGCGGGACTAAGTTTGTTTGCAAGCTTAATGGATACCGGAATCTTTAGTGGGGATGGCTTTTTGCTGGATCAGCGGCTCACGCGTGTTTTTCGTGGTCAACAAGATGCTTTGCTTGCAGGGTTTGAACCTAAGGGCAGCGCCAATGTCGAATGGCTGCATGACTTATCCGCCCCGGGTCACCAACGCGCCTACCTAATTCTCGCTGCCAACACTGCAACCGCCGTCCCGTTTCAACAAGTACTTGCTCCGGCTGTGACAACCGTGGCAACACTGTCAGGAGGTGGCGACCATGCCTAAGTGGCTGCAACGACTTTTAGCAGTTTTGTTATCATGGTGGCTACTTGCGCTTTTCTTAGAACCTTTTGCTACTATCAATCCAATCGCCCACCCACGCGCATTAATCGTCTATATCCTGATGATGAGTCTGATTGACTTTTTGGCCGTGCTACTACCGCGCCAATGGCCATGGTGGCTGCTATTGGGCTGCGGCACGACAATCGGTGGGCTTTGGGGCGTACTGCCGCTGAAGCAGCCATTTGGCGTTTCGTGGTTCACGGCGTATTTACACACCTTTACCAGTGCAACCGGAAAATTCGTGCAGGCTGGCGGCGTCGATGTTCCAACCGTCCTCAGCATGACGCTGGTGATCACGTTGGTAGCTTTTCTGTTGCTGTTAACGGTTGTGGTTCGTTTCTATCCTGGCGCTATTGCCATCGTTCTTAGTTATCTGGTGGCTGTGCACATTTTTAACGGCAGCGAATTAACCATTCAATTTATCCAGTTGGCTTTGGTAACCGGTTTGATGGCGATGCTCCATCTTTATGCTGATCATTGGCGCCCGTTCTTACTGGGATGTGTCTTCATAAGCGGACTAACGCTTGGCCTCGCTTGGCTTTCATCGGCGACCCCACTAAATGATCAGCTGGCAAATGTGTCGATTCCTTTTCGTGACCGGTTAAATCAGCGTGGTTTTTATGCCGGTATTGAGACTTATATCAACGGCCCCGGACGAACGGGCTTTACTGAAAATAGCCGCGTTTTGGGAGGACCGGTCTACGATGACCCCACTCCGGTTTTCACGGCAACCAGTGCTAAAGCCAGTTATTATCGCGTTGCCGTTGATGCAGAATATACCGGTACTGGTTGGCAGGCTGGTGCTGATCAAAACCAGAGTATGCCATTAGACGGTGCCACCATGCGCGACTCGGCGGCTACTATCGATTACGGGCCTGCCACAAGTACGGCCTTAACTTTCAACGGTGGTAAAACCTATTTACCGCTTCCTTATGGTCAATTGACCTTCACCGGCGGCCAACCCGATCCCACGACCGATTTTTTGCTCAATCCGGAAACCCGCCGCATGCAAACAACCGACCAAGCACGTTTTCAGCGATTGGACATTCAGGTGCAACCAAAACAGATCTCAGCAGCACAATTGGCCGCGGCGACCAGTTCCCGTCAAAAGGTTGCGTCCCGTTATCTACAATTGCCACGCACCCTGCCAAAAAGGATCAGAACACTTGCCAAAAGAATCACCGCCAAGGCCACGACCCCATACGAAAAGGTACTGGCTGTCCAAAATTATCTCAAATCAGATCCACGCTTCACGTATTCAAAAACCGATGCACGCCGCACCCCGCCAACCCGGGACTATGTGGATTATTTTCTTTTTGATTCGCCCATCGGTTACTGTGATAACTTCTCCTCGGCAATGGTTGTACTATGTCGCAGTATCGGCTTGCCAGCGCGCTGGGCTAAGGGATTCAACACTGGCACATTGCTCGGTGGTTCCGGAAATCAGAAAAGATACGTGATTCGCAACAGCAATGCCCATTCATGGCCGGAAGTTTACTTCGATAACTTAGGCTGGCTGCCGTTTGAACCAACACCAGGCTTCAGTGACCCGGCAACTCCCGATGAAAATGTTTCGCCTCCAAGTCCCAGTAGCAGCGGCACTGAAAGCGTTCAGCCGTCCAGCACTAGCAATTCATCCTCGTCCAGTTCGCGTGTGTCCGCCAGTACAGTGTCCAAACAAACGAAACGACAATCTCGGCCGTCTCTCAACCGCCTGAGTTGGCTAAAAAAATCATTGTTCATCATCTTATTAGCTCTACTGTTGATAAGTGTCTGGCAGTTACCAGCGCTCGTCATGCTGATATTAGGAATCGGACTGGGATCGACAAACTTTTCGGCGCGTTATCGCATACTTCTTCGGGCGTTACGTTGGGTCAAGAAACGACCCGTGAACCAGTCGCTTGATGATTATGCTCAGGCCATCGATAAACGATTAGGCCAGCAAGCGTATATGTTTAACTTAACCAAGGCTTATGAAGAAACAGTTTTTGGCAATCTGCCGGTTAACACAGCCATATTGCGACCTCATTGGAAAGCACTCACTAAGCAACTTGTACATGATCGTTATTGGTGGCAGCGCTCAAAAAAGCATAAATCATAGCGCGAGGTTGTTTCACGTGGAACACTCGGTTTAATCTTTTTCGCCACGAAACCCAGCTCATCCATTCCTTTGCGCCATTTAGGAAAATCAGCATAAAAGCCCGGTCATCACGCCCAAGGCCACCTATGCTCCGGTTTCTAACCGGGCTGGCTCGCGCTCACTAAATTGCCGGTTACAGTCGAAAAGCAAAAAATTTTCTTGTGAATTTTCAGTTTAGGTTATAAGATAGATAAGCAACGTCTTAGCTTAAGTTGCAGTTACACGTGAAACAGAACGCAAACAATTCAGCCACTTATCATAATCCCTTTTTTCTAAATGAAACAAGCACTCACAACCCTTGATAAATCAACGGTTGCGAGAAAAAACTTGCACTTACTAATAAAAAGCGCGTATGATAATATAAACAGTTTCTCAGAAGAACCAAAAACTGTTATGACCCCGCTACTATTTTTTTAGTAGTTGTGCCACTTCGACTGGACGCTGCAGTCAGCTCGTAACGTACTCAGAAGAAAGGGGGGGAGCCGCTGATCTTAGCGGCGAACACTTATGAAAGTTATGATCGTTCTAGAAAATATCGTCATGGATGGCGTTAAACGCGCTTCAACCGTTTTAGGTAACGACCTCGTCAAGCACTACGATGTTAGTTTTTATACTTTAGCAGATGCCCCTGCCTACTTTGAGTTGGACGCACCTCTGCTCATCGCACCGCGCCCAACCGATCCTAAACTTTTAAACTTTTTTGGTAGTGACCCATACACCCACTATCATGACCAAATTGCGGATTTGATCACGACAATTCGGGATCAGCACTTTCAAACAGTTATCTTACCAGCCGGTTTAACAACGAGTTTTGCTCCGCTGATTAAACGGGCTTTGCCAGACGTTAATCTCATTGGCTGGATGCACAACAACTACGCTACTTACATGGAAGATTACTATGTCCAGATGCAAGCTGAGTTTGAAGGCGGCTTGCAAGCTGTCGATACACTCGTTACGTTAACCGAAAGCGATTTGAATTCCTATAAGCGTTTCAATCCGCGTACCGTTAAAATCTACAATCCGCTCACCCTTGTTCCTACTGGTGAAGCTGATCTAAACGCCCACCGCATCGCCTTCACCGGCCGAATCGCCATCGCCCACAAAGGAATCGATTTTTTGCTTGAGGCCGCCGCTTCACTTCCGGACGACTGGAAGATCGCAATTGCCGGCGCTGGAACCGATGAAGACATGAAAAACTTCTATGACCTGATCGACTATTTTAACGTCAGTGACAAGCTTATTTATCAAGGACCGCTAAAAGATAAGGCTTTGCGTGATCATTACCGTGCCGCTTCAATCTTCGTATCCACGTCGCGTTGGGAAGGCATGCCGCTGGTTATCGGCGAAGCTATGGCCTCAGGTTTACCGGTTGTTGCCATGGAAAATACCGGTTCCCGCGAATACCTTGGCAACAACGACTATGGCCTGCTGACCAAAGCGCAGGATGTCCCGGATTTTGTTGCTAACCTCAAGAAAATGATTAACCAAACCGATTTGCGCCAGCACTACGCCCATCAAAGTTTGGAACGTGCCAGCCACTTTAGCCCGGAAAACATTGTGTCGCAGTGGATGCCGATTATTGAGCACCAACCAACACACGTCTCAATTGCCGGATAGTTAGCAGTACAGTTCTCCAAAAGTTACCATGCTTCATCAAAAAAGCACTCACGGAAAATCCGCGGGTGCTTTTTTGAGTGAATTAGATTATAGAAAGCTTGTACGTTCCACGTGAAACCTATTGTTGATGACAAAAAGTTCCACATGAAACACCTAAACCGAAGATGCTTGTTTCATGTGGAACAGTTGTGTCACTTGGTAGGAAATCACATCAATTCTTACCGACTGCAGCCGCTTTAGGAATTGGCTCTTGGTTTGTCATGACTGCTGGTGAGAACAGTCGCTTGATCAACTCATCTGGCAGTTGGTGCTGCCGGCGAAGAAGTTCAGGAATGGCAATGTGGGTTTTAAGACTGGTCTTAACGAGTTTGGTTGTCGCTTCATAGCCAAGGTACGGACTAAGAATCGTTGCGCTAATCGCCGAGTGTTGCACATTTTCATCAGACTGCGCTTCGTTGACGGTTAATCCAGTCACGCAATTCGTTGTCAAGGTGTCAATGCCTCGGGCTAAATAGCGCTCGCCTTGCAACAAGTCACGGAAAATAATCGGTTCAAAGGCATTTAGTTCCAACTGCCCTGCTTCTGCTGCCATACTAATCGTTAAATCCTGCCCGATAACCTGAAAAGCAATCTGATTGACGACCTCAGGGATGACCGGATTCACCTTCCCCGGCATAATCGAAGACCCTGCCTGT harbors:
- a CDS encoding stage II sporulation protein M, with protein sequence MKKRLTYHLDIIGHYLLVGWLLFIAITIMVSLLTYIVMDANPTFIHQIVTGLSDKFAEPKDNLHAFWMILLNNERVALGLMLISMIPIPFLYWLSYVVTCASVGLVMGVYAAKMGLSGALAAFALGILPHGILEMSALIIGVTLAAQVNRALRHSIKRFFSDAHYEKSPLDVKAIALQYVCIVVPMIAVAALIEGFVTPVLLRLIVH
- a CDS encoding AAA family ATPase gives rise to the protein MEISEAQATFNAARKQVEQVVVGKPMPILLAFTALLAGGHVLFEDIPGVGKTTLVQTIAKTLDIPFSRIQFSPDMLPSDVLGTSIFNRATNAFEFQRGPIFTSVLLADEINRATPRTQAALLEAMGEGRVTVDGRTYPLPPDFFVMATENPTDYAGTYPLPEAQLDRFMLRLSLGYPDAAAEKSLLVSPDRQTMIANLKPVLDAASLAASKQIVPTITVTDAIADYVLKLVQATRADQRIRLGISPRGGIALVSAAKAFALLNGRSFVKPSDIQHLVIPVFGHRLILKDPTVKSADLLTEILQHTAAPIRR
- a CDS encoding DUF58 domain-containing protein, whose translation is MHWRNVFLNSALVAIFGCLICFGMAFNSPTSWFVSEFVFVLLLLLVLPLLLPLRRRLKFTADNPTLIANRPARRFFTLTHGKWLPNLILLDAAKTSTWHLPSGQRTARITLQLPRGVYRQLPFSVTVTDWFGWFRKTLPLQLTTPLTVGPTRQPEAAARMADHFVQKMAASEAGLPSDRIKNFRDYFPGDNIQQIAWKISAHADSLIVHDDEHESQTAWTLLLIISPSLSVEAGLSLFASLMDTGIFSGDGFLLDQRLTRVFRGQQDALLAGFEPKGSANVEWLHDLSAPGHQRAYLILAANTATAVPFQQVLAPAVTTVATLSGGGDHA
- a CDS encoding transglutaminase-like domain-containing protein translates to MPKWLQRLLAVLLSWWLLALFLEPFATINPIAHPRALIVYILMMSLIDFLAVLLPRQWPWWLLLGCGTTIGGLWGVLPLKQPFGVSWFTAYLHTFTSATGKFVQAGGVDVPTVLSMTLVITLVAFLLLLTVVVRFYPGAIAIVLSYLVAVHIFNGSELTIQFIQLALVTGLMAMLHLYADHWRPFLLGCVFISGLTLGLAWLSSATPLNDQLANVSIPFRDRLNQRGFYAGIETYINGPGRTGFTENSRVLGGPVYDDPTPVFTATSAKASYYRVAVDAEYTGTGWQAGADQNQSMPLDGATMRDSAATIDYGPATSTALTFNGGKTYLPLPYGQLTFTGGQPDPTTDFLLNPETRRMQTTDQARFQRLDIQVQPKQISAAQLAAATSSRQKVASRYLQLPRTLPKRIRTLAKRITAKATTPYEKVLAVQNYLKSDPRFTYSKTDARRTPPTRDYVDYFLFDSPIGYCDNFSSAMVVLCRSIGLPARWAKGFNTGTLLGGSGNQKRYVIRNSNAHSWPEVYFDNLGWLPFEPTPGFSDPATPDENVSPPSPSSSGTESVQPSSTSNSSSSSSRVSASTVSKQTKRQSRPSLNRLSWLKKSLFIILLALLLISVWQLPALVMLILGIGLGSTNFSARYRILLRALRWVKKRPVNQSLDDYAQAIDKRLGQQAYMFNLTKAYEETVFGNLPVNTAILRPHWKALTKQLVHDRYWWQRSKKHKS
- a CDS encoding glycosyltransferase family 4 protein; this translates as MKVMIVLENIVMDGVKRASTVLGNDLVKHYDVSFYTLADAPAYFELDAPLLIAPRPTDPKLLNFFGSDPYTHYHDQIADLITTIRDQHFQTVILPAGLTTSFAPLIKRALPDVNLIGWMHNNYATYMEDYYVQMQAEFEGGLQAVDTLVTLTESDLNSYKRFNPRTVKIYNPLTLVPTGEADLNAHRIAFTGRIAIAHKGIDFLLEAAASLPDDWKIAIAGAGTDEDMKNFYDLIDYFNVSDKLIYQGPLKDKALRDHYRAASIFVSTSRWEGMPLVIGEAMASGLPVVAMENTGSREYLGNNDYGLLTKAQDVPDFVANLKKMINQTDLRQHYAHQSLERASHFSPENIVSQWMPIIEHQPTHVSIAG